The following are from one region of the Sandaracinus amylolyticus genome:
- a CDS encoding HAD-IG family 5'-nucleotidase, giving the protein MSDALSALERAELPPSPRRVFCNRTLNFRGIEAIGFDMDYTLVHYHVHVWEQRAYEHLKRRLVARGFPIDHLEFDPDIAALGLILDVPRGNLVKANRFGYVKRAAHGTRIMSFEDQRAAYERTVVDLADQRWMFLNTLFSLSEACMFAQLVDLLDEGKLHVQRLSSPGVDPADPAGEGVMSYLQLYEVVRRSLDATHMEGELKAEIIAAPEQYVQLDEELPLALKDLRAAGKKLVIITNSEWHYTQAMMRYAFDRYMPEGQTWRDLFDLVIVAARKPAFFTERMPAFEVLDEAGRLFPVQGKLQLGKAYLGGNARLVESSLGIPGESLLFVGDHIFADVNVSKSVNRWRTCLVLRDLEGELAALESFKPVQRELSARMHDKELLEHRYSQLRLVLQRLEQGYGPVPEGVTIGALRARMRELRAELVALDERIGPLARQSGELVSSRWGLLLRTGNDKSHLARQIERHADVYTSRVSNFLYSTPFVYLRSPRGSLPHDSGPEGGVD; this is encoded by the coding sequence ATGTCCGATGCGCTCTCCGCGCTGGAGCGAGCCGAGCTCCCGCCTTCTCCCCGCCGCGTCTTCTGCAACCGCACCCTGAACTTCCGCGGCATCGAGGCGATCGGCTTCGACATGGACTACACGCTCGTGCACTACCACGTGCACGTCTGGGAGCAGCGCGCGTACGAGCACCTCAAGCGCCGGCTCGTCGCGCGTGGGTTCCCGATCGACCACCTCGAGTTCGATCCCGACATCGCCGCGCTAGGCCTCATCCTCGACGTGCCGCGTGGCAACCTCGTCAAGGCGAACCGCTTCGGCTACGTGAAGCGCGCCGCGCACGGCACGCGCATCATGTCCTTCGAGGACCAGCGCGCCGCGTACGAGCGCACCGTCGTCGATCTCGCCGACCAGCGCTGGATGTTCCTCAACACGCTCTTCTCGCTGAGCGAGGCGTGCATGTTCGCGCAGCTCGTCGACCTGCTCGACGAGGGCAAGCTGCACGTCCAGCGGCTCTCGTCGCCCGGTGTCGACCCCGCCGATCCCGCGGGCGAGGGCGTGATGAGCTACCTGCAGCTCTACGAGGTCGTGCGCCGCAGCCTCGACGCGACGCACATGGAGGGCGAGCTCAAGGCGGAGATCATCGCCGCGCCCGAGCAGTACGTGCAGCTCGACGAGGAGCTCCCGCTCGCGCTCAAGGACCTGCGCGCCGCCGGCAAGAAGCTCGTGATCATCACGAACTCCGAGTGGCACTACACGCAGGCGATGATGCGCTACGCGTTCGATCGCTACATGCCCGAGGGGCAGACCTGGCGCGACCTCTTCGACCTCGTGATCGTCGCCGCGCGCAAGCCCGCGTTCTTCACCGAGCGCATGCCGGCGTTCGAGGTGCTCGACGAGGCGGGACGGCTCTTCCCGGTGCAGGGCAAGCTGCAGCTCGGCAAGGCGTACCTCGGCGGCAACGCGCGGCTCGTCGAGTCGAGCCTCGGCATCCCCGGTGAGTCGCTGCTCTTCGTGGGCGATCACATCTTCGCCGACGTGAACGTCAGCAAGAGCGTCAATCGCTGGCGAACCTGTCTCGTGCTGCGCGACCTCGAGGGCGAGCTCGCCGCGCTCGAGTCGTTCAAGCCGGTGCAGCGCGAGCTGAGCGCGCGCATGCACGACAAGGAGCTGCTCGAGCACCGGTACTCGCAGCTCCGCCTCGTGCTGCAGCGGCTCGAGCAGGGCTACGGGCCGGTGCCCGAGGGCGTGACGATCGGCGCGCTGCGGGCCCGCATGCGCGAGCTGCGCGCGGAGCTGGTCGCGCTCGACGAGCGCATCGGGCCGCTCGCACGGCAGTCGGGCGAGCTCGTGAGCAGCCGGTGGGGCCTCTTGCTGCGCACCGGGAACGACAAGAGCCATCTCGCGCGGCAGATCGAGCGGCACGCGGACGTGTACACGTCGCGGGTCTCGAACTTCCTGTACTCGACCCCGTTCGTCTATCTGCGCTCGCCGCGCGGCTCGCTCCCCCACGACTCGGGCCCCGAAGGCGGCGTCGACTGA
- a CDS encoding FadR/GntR family transcriptional regulator: protein MSTTIDTTADALRASILRGELAPGSRLPPERELAARMGVHRATLRTALARLTAAGLVHARQGSGYEVRDFRTHGGPDLLRDLVSLATGARLEREAADLLLVRRHLARGVLERLAEGTSARARARIAAAVDALELAIDGGEALEVIASRDLEVIAAILEATESAVLQLCLNPVASILAGAPRLRDAIYVDARESVLAWRALLVWLEHPRRDAIEGVVAALEARDARTLARLGSPRRKRKT, encoded by the coding sequence ATGTCGACGACCATCGACACCACCGCCGACGCCCTGCGCGCTTCGATCCTCCGGGGCGAGCTCGCGCCCGGTTCGCGCCTGCCTCCGGAGCGCGAGCTCGCGGCGCGCATGGGCGTGCACCGCGCGACCCTGCGCACCGCGCTCGCGCGCCTCACCGCGGCCGGCCTCGTCCATGCGCGACAGGGAAGCGGCTACGAGGTCCGCGACTTCCGCACCCACGGCGGCCCCGATCTGCTGCGCGACCTGGTCTCGCTCGCGACCGGGGCGCGCCTCGAGCGCGAGGCCGCCGATCTCCTGCTCGTGCGGCGCCATCTCGCGCGCGGCGTGCTCGAGCGGCTCGCCGAGGGCACGTCGGCGCGTGCTCGCGCGCGCATCGCCGCGGCGGTCGACGCGCTCGAGCTCGCGATCGACGGCGGGGAAGCGCTCGAGGTGATCGCGTCGCGCGACCTCGAGGTGATCGCCGCGATCCTCGAGGCGACCGAGAGCGCGGTGCTGCAGCTCTGCCTGAACCCCGTCGCGTCGATCCTCGCCGGGGCGCCGCGCCTGCGCGACGCGATCTACGTCGACGCGCGCGAGAGCGTGCTCGCGTGGCGGGCGCTGCTCGTCTGGCTCGAGCACCCGCGCCGCGACGCGATCGAGGGAGTCGTCGCCGCGCTCGAGGCGCGCGACGCGCGCACGCTCGCGCGCCTCGGATCACCCCGCCGCAAGAGGAAGACATGA
- a CDS encoding glycosyltransferase family 2 protein — protein MGGLAEVGCVLIGRNEGVRLVRCFDSLSALLAPGDGTRVVYVDSGSTDGSVAAARARGIEVVELDGSVPFTAARARNAGVERLLEIAPALRYVQFVDGDCEVMPGWLETARARLDADPELAAVCGRRRERRPDASVWNRITDVEWDTPIGDAAACGGDSMMRLDAFRAAGGFDATLIAGEEPDLCARMRDLGWRIERVDAEMTLHDAAMTRASQWWKRCVRSGHASAEHASRRARVRGARARSAENRIWLWGAIVPAAAAGLAVPTFGASLALLGGYPISAWRAYRATRRRGRHRRDAATYAVAITIAKFAELQGVLQFHRARLRGERVRLIEYK, from the coding sequence ATGGGTGGTCTCGCCGAGGTCGGGTGCGTCCTGATCGGGCGCAACGAGGGCGTGCGTCTCGTCCGCTGCTTCGACTCCCTGTCCGCGCTGCTCGCGCCGGGTGACGGGACACGCGTCGTCTACGTCGACTCGGGCTCGACCGACGGCAGCGTCGCGGCGGCGCGGGCGCGTGGGATCGAGGTCGTCGAGCTCGACGGCTCGGTGCCGTTCACCGCGGCACGCGCGCGCAACGCAGGCGTCGAGCGACTGCTCGAGATCGCGCCCGCGCTGCGCTACGTGCAATTCGTCGACGGCGACTGCGAGGTGATGCCGGGCTGGCTCGAGACCGCGCGCGCGCGGCTCGATGCGGATCCCGAGCTCGCCGCGGTGTGCGGGCGGCGTCGCGAGCGCAGGCCCGACGCGAGCGTGTGGAACCGCATCACCGACGTCGAGTGGGACACGCCGATCGGCGACGCGGCGGCGTGCGGCGGCGACTCGATGATGCGCCTCGACGCGTTCCGCGCGGCCGGTGGGTTCGACGCGACGCTCATCGCGGGCGAGGAGCCCGACCTCTGCGCGCGGATGCGCGATCTCGGGTGGCGGATCGAGCGCGTCGACGCGGAGATGACGCTGCACGACGCGGCGATGACCCGCGCGTCGCAGTGGTGGAAGCGATGCGTGCGATCGGGGCACGCGTCGGCGGAGCACGCGTCTCGTCGCGCTCGGGTGCGCGGTGCGCGCGCGCGCAGCGCGGAGAATCGCATCTGGCTCTGGGGCGCGATCGTCCCCGCGGCCGCGGCCGGGCTCGCGGTGCCCACGTTCGGCGCGAGCCTCGCGCTGCTCGGCGGATATCCGATCTCGGCGTGGCGCGCCTATCGCGCGACGCGCCGGCGCGGGCGACATCGTCGCGATGCCGCGACGTACGCAGTGGCGATCACGATCGCGAAGTTCGCGGAGCTGCAGGGCGTGCTGCAGTTCCATCGCGCGCGCCTGCGCGGCGAGCGCGTGCGTCTCATCGAGTACAAGTGA
- a CDS encoding cation diffusion facilitator family transporter, which produces MSSGRDPSVAALTYASIAGSFAMSIALLVVHFAFGSQLALAQAADSISDMLAGAALVWAVRQAAQPADDDHPLGHGRAEPLAALVVAVLAGVLSVEVLRTAVVALATGAEAELDWPVAVAFLTKVVFKGAISMLASRALARRANPALDALRVDARNDVLVGSVALIGYALARWQMPSVDSVLAIVIAIYVGFAGVRLARENVGLVMGAAAPADRQRELSRIAASVEGVRAIDELLATWSGASLHLYVEIAVPREMTLHAAHDIAHAVQARLAREDDVARVVVHVNPA; this is translated from the coding sequence GTGTCGTCCGGCCGGGATCCCAGCGTCGCAGCGCTCACCTACGCGAGCATCGCCGGCAGCTTCGCGATGTCGATCGCGCTGCTGGTCGTGCACTTCGCGTTCGGCAGCCAGCTCGCCCTCGCGCAGGCCGCGGACTCGATCTCGGACATGCTCGCGGGGGCCGCGCTGGTGTGGGCGGTGCGCCAGGCCGCGCAGCCCGCCGACGACGATCACCCGCTCGGTCACGGGCGCGCCGAGCCGCTCGCGGCGCTCGTGGTCGCGGTGCTCGCGGGGGTGCTCTCGGTCGAGGTGCTGCGGACGGCGGTGGTCGCGCTCGCGACCGGGGCGGAGGCCGAGCTCGACTGGCCGGTGGCGGTCGCCTTTCTCACGAAGGTCGTGTTCAAGGGCGCGATCTCGATGCTCGCCTCGCGCGCCCTCGCCCGCCGGGCCAACCCCGCGCTCGACGCGCTGCGGGTCGACGCCCGCAACGACGTCCTGGTCGGCTCGGTCGCGCTGATCGGGTACGCCCTGGCGCGCTGGCAGATGCCGAGCGTCGACTCGGTGCTCGCGATCGTGATCGCGATCTACGTGGGGTTCGCGGGGGTGCGCCTCGCGCGCGAGAACGTCGGGCTGGTCATGGGCGCAGCTGCGCCCGCGGACCGCCAGCGCGAGCTCTCGCGGATCGCGGCGAGCGTCGAGGGCGTGCGCGCGATCGACGAGCTGCTCGCGACGTGGTCGGGCGCGTCGCTGCACCTCTACGTCGAGATCGCGGTGCCTCGGGAGATGACGCTCCACGCGGCCCACGACATCGCGCACGCGGTCCAGGCGCGGCTCGCCCGCGAGGACGACGTCGCGCGCGTGGTCGTCCACGTCAATCCCGCCTAG